A genomic region of Rhipicephalus sanguineus isolate Rsan-2018 chromosome 1, BIME_Rsan_1.4, whole genome shotgun sequence contains the following coding sequences:
- the LOC119405545 gene encoding uncharacterized protein LOC119405545, with translation MDAVIVPSTASTHYIDYLLNRWIPRFGVPEVIITDQARGFVNKKTASLHRRLGIEHMKTPPYWPQANGLVERMVATLKQVLRKLLSQAQSWERMLADAVFAINVAKSEQTGYSAFWLMHGYQPKLPGELNIGAIQNDIEESERLRGLAVARKEAREKLKASQHYSTLRYDARRKVPKFNVGDKVLCAIGARRWTLDPRFEGPYVIVGFRGKNIALIRRAATSGSDADRAVNIEQLRVYHERGDDAAELADTSIGLQLGRGAEDSSN, from the coding sequence ATGGATGCTGTCATCGTACCAAGTACGGCATCGACGCACTATATCGACTACCTCTTGAACCGTTGGATACCACGATTCGGCGTTCCTGAAGTGATCATTACGGATCAGGCGAGAGGCTTCGTGAACAAAAAGACGGCTTCTCTTCACAGAAGACTTGGAATCGAACACATGAAAACGCCTCCGTATTGGCCTCAGGCAAATGGCCTCGTGGAGCGCATGGTAGCTACATTGAAGCAAGTTCTGAGAAAGCTTCTCAGCCAGGCACAAAGCTGGGAGCGCATGCTTGCTGACGCCGTTTTCGCCATCAACGTGGCAAAGTCGGAGCAAACCGGATACAGCGCATTCTGGCTAATGCACGGCTACCAACCCAAGCTGCCGGGTGAACTCAACATTGGAGCGATCCAAAACGATATCGAAGAGTCCGAACGATTGCGTGGACTAGCCGTAGCGCGCAAGGAAGCCAGAGAAAAGTTGAAGGCGAGCCAGCACTACTCGACTCTCCGCTACGATGCGAGGCGAAAAGTTCCCAAGTTCAACGTTGGCGACAAGGTGCTGTGCGCCATCGGGGCTCGCCGTTGGACTTTGGACCCCCGCTTCGAGGGACCGTATGTGATCGTCGGTTTCCGAGGAAAGAACATCGCCCTCATTCGGCGAGCTGCGACGTCGGGAAGCGACGCCGACAGGGCCGTCAACATCGAACAGCTGCGTGTGTACCATGAACGAGGTGACGACGCCGCTGAACTTGCGGACACCAGCATCGGCCTTCAGTTGGGGCGTGGAGCTGAGGACAGCTCCAACTAA